CGCGGCTCCGGAGACGGAGGACTACTTGCTGATGATCGCCGAGCACGGCACCGCGCAGCACGTCGAGAAGTTCGTGCGCGCATATCGCCGCTGCAAGGAAGCCGAGGAGTTGTCGCGTGAAGCGCGGCAGCAGCAGAACCGCCGCGTGAGCTTTCGATATGACGACGACGGTTCGCTCGTCGTCGACTGGCGGTTGCCGGCCGAGGTCGGCACGAAGTTCATGAAAGCGCTCGATGTCGCGGTCGAAGAATTGCCGCGCGACGTTCCCGCTGGAACGTTTGTCGAGCGCGTGCGCTTCAGTGCACGCCGTGCGGACGCCCTCGCCCTGATGTCAGAGAGTTTTCTCGCGCATGGGGCAATCGACGCGGCCGGCGCCGACCGGCACCAGATCGTGGTGCACGTGGCGCAGGAGACCTTGCGCGATCGAACCGCGGGCTGCTGCGAACTCGAGCATGGGCCGTCGATTGCGGCGGAGACGGCGCGTCGGCTCGCCTGCGACGCGAGCGTGGTCATGCTGACGGAAAACGAAGATGGCGAGCCGCTCAATGTGGGGCGCAAGACGCGGACGATCTCCGCTCCTCTGCGCCGTGCCCTGAACTCGCGCGACAAGGGATGCCGCTTTCCCGGCTGCGCGAACTCGCGCTACATGGATGCGCATCACATCGA
This sequence is a window from Pseudomonadota bacterium. Protein-coding genes within it:
- a CDS encoding DUF222 domain-containing protein, with amino-acid sequence MRPIDELAADICSLAGRINAANHRWLLLIAEFDRRKGWSDSATQSCAHWLNWRCGIAMGAAREKVRVAHALENLPKISAAMESGGLSYSKVREITRVAAPETEDYLLMIAEHGTAQHVEKFVRAYRRCKEAEELSREARQQQNRRVSFRYDDDGSLVVDWRLPAEVGTKFMKALDVAVEELPRDVPAGTFVERVRFSARRADALALMSESFLAHGAIDAAGADRHQIVVHVAQETLRDRTAGCCELEHGPSIAAETARRLACDASVVMLTENEDGEPLNVGRKTRTISAPLRRALNSRDKGCRFPGCANSRYMDAHHIDHWANGGETKPSNLISLCRFHHRAVHEGGIRIERLDDGALRFVKKNGVPVDCVAPGFAQPRSDWREMPEGALVNKWRGERMDLGLAIEVMIQKANRGKDVPAGTSG